Proteins from a single region of Cydia pomonella isolate Wapato2018A chromosome 13, ilCydPomo1, whole genome shotgun sequence:
- the LOC133524248 gene encoding ubiquitin carboxyl-terminal hydrolase calypso-like gives MKSMPVELNSLTEGWLELESDPGLFTLLLEDFGVKGVQVEEIYDLHKPLESPVYGFIFLFRWIEERRSRRKFVEQIESFVRDEETINNIFFAQQMVPNSCATHALLSILLNCPNLHLGETLSRLKHHTVGMNPENKGWAIGNTPELACAHNSHAIPQARKKTDKNAVVPTGRFTGEAYHFVSFVPINGHLFELDGLKPFPTDHGPWATDEDWTDKFRRVMAERLGRDAGEQVHDIRFNLMAVVPDRRIAITQKLNALEVNQKRVKDAISKIGKHLRHLLVKNRDSEQPQINPESNENSLQDNEIEFSERTILLALEQAQSQLYDIDYTQPVYIEIGPTDRQNQDTSFILADPVEQGEVVKFFTLNRDSQILGDIYPTSITAIVKSNDTPILAYREVAPEEPFKPRKVLFTHAELNAMMSCIVAEIQLCQQALNDENDKRDMYKVDDCRRTHNYDEFICTFLSMLAERGSLAELVAAQLERGRAPRVRRRRARPRPRPRPRPRPRPQVRASARSRK, from the exons ATGAAAAGCATGCCTGTAGAATTGAATAGTCTCACGGAAGGATGGCTAGAGCTCGAAAGCGACCCCGGATTGTTCACTTTATTGCTAGAAGATTTCGGCGTCAAAGGCGTGCAAGTCGAAGAAATATACGATCTGCATAAACCATTAGAGAGTCCAGTGTATggctttattttcttattccgaTGGATAGAAGAGAGACGGTCGCGTCGCAAATTCGTAGAACAAATAGAAAGCTTTGTACGCGACGAGGAGACTATTAACAACATATTTTTCGCTCAGCAAATGGTGCCCAATAGTTGTGCCACACACGCTTTACTATCTATATTACTCAACTGCCCCAATCTACATTTAGGAGAGACTTTGAGTAGGTTAAAG CACCACACAGTAGGCATGAATCCCGAGAACAAAGGGTGGGCGATTGGAAACACTCCAGAGTTAGCATGTGCACACAATTCGCATGCTATTCCACAAGCTCGCAAGAAGACAGACAAAAATGCTGTGGTCCCTACAGGACGCTTCACAG GTGAAGCATATCACTTTGTTAGCTTTGTACCTATCAATGGACATCTGTTTGAGTTGGATGGCCTGAAGCCATTTCCCACAGACCATGGGCCTTGGGCCACAGACGAGGACTGGACAGATAAGTTCCGAAGAGTCATGGCTGAGAGGTTGGGCAGAGATGCTGGAGAACAGGTCCATGATATcag ATTCAATTTGATGGCTGTAGTGCCAGATCGAAGAATTGCCATAACACAGAAACTGAATGCACTTGAAGTCAACCAGAAAAGAGTAAAGGACGCCATCTCTAAAATAGGAAAACATTTAAGGCATCTACTTGTGAAAAACAGGGACAGTG AGCAACCACAAATTAACCCAGAATCAAATGAAAATTCATTGCAAGATAATGAGATTGAGTTTAGTGAGAGGACTATCCTATTGGCTCTAGAGCAGGCGCAGTCTCAGCTATATGACATAGACTACACACAACCAGTGTACATAGAGATTGGTCCCACAGATAGGCAGAACCAGGatactagttttattttag CGGACCCTGTTGAGCAGGGTGAAGTGGTGAAGTTCTTCACCTTAAATCGGGACAGTCAAATACTTGGAGAT ATTTACCCTACATCCATCACAGCCATAGTGAAGAGCAACGACACACCCATTCTAGCGTACAGGGAGGTGGCGCCCGAGGAGCCGTTCAAGCCGCGGAAGGTGCTGTTCACACACGCGGAGCTGAACGCTATGATGAGCTGCATCGTGGCTGAGATACAGCTGTGCCAGCAGGCGCTGAATGATGAGAATGATAAGAGGGATATGTATAag GTGGACGACTGCCGGCGCACGCACAACTACGACGAGTTCATCTGCACGTTCCTGTCGATGCTGGCGGAGCGCGGGTCGCTGGCGGAGCTGGTGGCGGCGCAGCTGGAGCGCGGGCGCGCGCCGCGcgtgcgccgccgccgcgcgcggccgcgcccccgcccgcgcccgcgcccgcggccCCGCCCGCAGGTGCGCGCCAGCGCGCGCTCCAGGAAGTGA